From Amphiura filiformis chromosome 20, Afil_fr2py, whole genome shotgun sequence, a single genomic window includes:
- the LOC140142685 gene encoding D-beta-hydroxybutyrate dehydrogenase-like isoform X2: MSSTSNNNGSPRVLTALVTGSTRPHGIGFGIARSLAKNSGINIILHGTRNATTEEVEKCRSDLAKEHNISVDYIQADLSSVSDTQKLCHQIDELYPDGIDILVNNAGMTHYTLVDDIPLKVWEDLQTSNLTSPFMLIKHFIPRMKKRGWGRIINISSGLGIRAGKLSSAYCSSKHGLNGLTKAVGLEAADTGVTCNAICPGFVETDMYRNITEGFMKAKEVSKETAEATLTNPSKKLVSTEQIGDLVSFLCSPAADSMTTAELCIDGGLSA; encoded by the exons ATGTCGTCAACAAGCAACAACAATGGTTCGCCACGAGTACTAACAGCCCTAGTCACGGGATCCACAAGACCACACGGTATTGGATTTGGCATAGCAAGAAGTTTGGCCAAAAATAGCGGAATTAACATCATACTGCATGGTACGCGAAATGCTACAACAGAAGAAGTGGAAAAATGTCGAAGTGATTTGGCAAA AGAACATAATATATCGGTAGATTACATCCAAGCAGACTTGAGTTCTGTATCTGATACGCAAAAATTGTGTCATCAAATAGACGAACTGTATCCCGACGGAATAGACATATTAGTTAACAATGCAG GTATGACACACTATACTCTGGTTGATGATATTCCGCTCAAAGTTTGGGAAGATCTCCAGACAAGCAATTTGACATCACCGTTCATGCTGATCAAGCATTTCATTCCGCGTATGAAAAAGAGAG GCTGGGGCCGCATAATCAATATTTCTTCAGGCTTGGGAATAAGAGCGGGTAAATTGTCCTCGGCATATTGCTCCAGCAAACATGGATTGAATGGATTGACAAAG GCAGTAGGATTGGAAGCTGCAGACACGGGTGTTACGTGTAATGCAATATGTCCAGGATTTGTGGAAACAGACA TGTATCGGAACATCACGGAAGGTTTTATGAAAGCGAAAGAAGTCAGCAAAGAAACTGCTGAG GCCACACTGACAAATCCATCAAAGAAGCTGGTCTCTACTGAACAG ATTGGTGATCTTGTGAGTTTTCTGTGTTCTCCAGCAGCTGATAGTATGACAACAGCAGAGTTATGCATCGATGGTGGATTGTCCGCTTAG
- the LOC140142685 gene encoding D-beta-hydroxybutyrate dehydrogenase-like isoform X1 — protein MRSVYNIGAIREKNISCKAGTLLLLAIVMSSTSNNNGSPRVLTALVTGSTRPHGIGFGIARSLAKNSGINIILHGTRNATTEEVEKCRSDLAKEHNISVDYIQADLSSVSDTQKLCHQIDELYPDGIDILVNNAGMTHYTLVDDIPLKVWEDLQTSNLTSPFMLIKHFIPRMKKRGWGRIINISSGLGIRAGKLSSAYCSSKHGLNGLTKAVGLEAADTGVTCNAICPGFVETDMYRNITEGFMKAKEVSKETAEATLTNPSKKLVSTEQIGDLVSFLCSPAADSMTTAELCIDGGLSA, from the exons GTACATTATTACTATTAGCCATTGTTATGTCGTCAACAAGCAACAACAATGGTTCGCCACGAGTACTAACAGCCCTAGTCACGGGATCCACAAGACCACACGGTATTGGATTTGGCATAGCAAGAAGTTTGGCCAAAAATAGCGGAATTAACATCATACTGCATGGTACGCGAAATGCTACAACAGAAGAAGTGGAAAAATGTCGAAGTGATTTGGCAAA AGAACATAATATATCGGTAGATTACATCCAAGCAGACTTGAGTTCTGTATCTGATACGCAAAAATTGTGTCATCAAATAGACGAACTGTATCCCGACGGAATAGACATATTAGTTAACAATGCAG GTATGACACACTATACTCTGGTTGATGATATTCCGCTCAAAGTTTGGGAAGATCTCCAGACAAGCAATTTGACATCACCGTTCATGCTGATCAAGCATTTCATTCCGCGTATGAAAAAGAGAG GCTGGGGCCGCATAATCAATATTTCTTCAGGCTTGGGAATAAGAGCGGGTAAATTGTCCTCGGCATATTGCTCCAGCAAACATGGATTGAATGGATTGACAAAG GCAGTAGGATTGGAAGCTGCAGACACGGGTGTTACGTGTAATGCAATATGTCCAGGATTTGTGGAAACAGACA TGTATCGGAACATCACGGAAGGTTTTATGAAAGCGAAAGAAGTCAGCAAAGAAACTGCTGAG GCCACACTGACAAATCCATCAAAGAAGCTGGTCTCTACTGAACAG ATTGGTGATCTTGTGAGTTTTCTGTGTTCTCCAGCAGCTGATAGTATGACAACAGCAGAGTTATGCATCGATGGTGGATTGTCCGCTTAG